The Natronoglycomyces albus genome has a segment encoding these proteins:
- a CDS encoding carbohydrate ABC transporter permease has protein sequence MTSIPPANAPTPDDDNAVDVIDDITSKEQVKARPKPRTEVPLASGGHRLRKLLTSRVASLAAIVIAVLWTIPTAGLFINSIRPEADIRSSGWWTFPFNPNVTLDTYNYVLYSTGSSGGLVNYFVNSLVITIPAVLFPVAFASMAAYALAWINFRGATWLFIGIFALQIVPIQMALIPLLSFFSQGLTIGELTVIPAWNLSGSQTFIQIWIAHTIFGLPLATFLLHNFVSELPRDVMEAARVDGASHSVIFRKIVLPLITPALASIAIFQFLWVWNDFLVGLVFGGGPATQPLTVRLADMAGTWGDGWTRLPAAAFISILIPLLVFALLQRFFVRGLLAGSVKG, from the coding sequence ATGACATCCATTCCTCCGGCCAATGCCCCGACCCCCGATGACGACAACGCGGTCGACGTCATTGACGACATCACCTCGAAAGAACAAGTCAAGGCGAGGCCGAAACCGCGCACCGAAGTACCCTTGGCCTCCGGTGGGCACCGGCTCCGCAAGCTGCTTACTAGCCGGGTCGCCAGCCTGGCCGCGATTGTCATCGCAGTACTGTGGACGATCCCGACCGCCGGTTTGTTCATCAACTCGATTAGGCCCGAGGCCGACATCCGGTCCTCAGGCTGGTGGACGTTCCCGTTTAACCCCAACGTCACCCTCGACACGTACAACTACGTGCTGTACTCCACCGGCTCCTCTGGTGGGTTGGTGAATTACTTCGTCAACTCGTTGGTGATCACGATTCCGGCGGTGCTGTTCCCGGTGGCATTCGCGTCCATGGCCGCCTATGCGCTGGCCTGGATCAACTTCCGCGGTGCCACCTGGCTGTTCATCGGGATCTTCGCCTTGCAGATCGTGCCGATTCAAATGGCGCTCATCCCACTACTGAGTTTCTTCAGCCAGGGACTGACCATTGGAGAGCTCACGGTGATCCCCGCGTGGAATCTCAGTGGGAGCCAAACCTTTATCCAAATATGGATCGCGCATACGATCTTTGGTTTGCCACTGGCGACGTTCCTGCTGCATAACTTCGTCTCGGAGCTGCCACGCGATGTGATGGAAGCGGCGCGGGTCGATGGCGCGAGCCATTCGGTGATCTTCCGCAAGATCGTGTTGCCGCTGATCACCCCGGCTCTGGCCTCGATCGCGATTTTCCAGTTCCTGTGGGTGTGGAACGACTTCCTCGTCGGTTTGGTCTTTGGCGGTGGCCCGGCTACGCAACCATTGACCGTGCGGTTGGCCGACATGGCTGGCACGTGGGGCGATGGCTGGACACGATTGCCAGCGGCCGCCTTTATTTCCATCCTCATTCCGCTGTTGGTGTTTGCCTTGCTGCAACGATTCTTCGTGCGCGGTTTGCTGGCAGGCAGCGTGAAGGGGTAA
- a CDS encoding bifunctional riboflavin kinase/FAD synthetase encodes MEIWRGIQATPTGWGRSVVTVGVFDGVHRGHAQLIGSAAKQARERGLKSVVVTFDPHPAQVVRPGSAPMRLSTLSRRCQLLAELGVDGVCVLPFTKEMSRQSPEEFVHTVLVERLHAAQVMVGENFRFGYKAAGNLDLLRNLGQQWGFSVVAATLEGNDEATFSSTYIRTCIAAGAVSAAAEALGREYDIEGIVVRGAGRGGSQLGFPTANLSYESDVAVVADGIYAGWLTRADGSRHAAAISVGTNPTFAGEKRTLEAYVLDFDEDLYGEQVSISFTERLRQMLKFDNVDELIWQIETDVAQTREVLKRQ; translated from the coding sequence GTGGAAATCTGGCGAGGTATTCAGGCGACCCCCACTGGCTGGGGTCGTTCGGTCGTCACCGTCGGCGTGTTCGATGGCGTACACCGGGGACATGCCCAACTCATCGGCTCAGCGGCCAAACAGGCACGCGAACGCGGCCTCAAGTCCGTCGTCGTCACCTTCGACCCGCACCCAGCACAGGTGGTGCGGCCCGGCTCGGCCCCAATGAGACTGTCCACCCTTAGCCGCCGCTGCCAACTCCTCGCCGAGCTGGGCGTCGACGGCGTATGCGTCCTCCCCTTCACCAAAGAAATGTCTCGGCAAAGCCCAGAGGAGTTCGTGCACACCGTGCTGGTCGAACGGCTACACGCGGCACAAGTCATGGTCGGAGAGAACTTTCGCTTCGGATACAAAGCCGCGGGCAACCTAGATCTCCTGCGCAACCTCGGGCAACAGTGGGGCTTCTCCGTCGTGGCCGCGACGCTGGAAGGCAACGACGAGGCCACCTTCTCCTCGACCTACATTCGCACCTGCATCGCCGCAGGCGCGGTGAGCGCGGCCGCCGAAGCGCTTGGACGCGAATACGACATCGAGGGAATAGTAGTGCGAGGAGCCGGGCGAGGAGGCTCTCAACTGGGATTTCCCACCGCTAACCTGTCGTACGAATCCGACGTCGCCGTCGTAGCCGATGGCATCTACGCGGGCTGGCTCACACGCGCCGACGGTTCACGACACGCCGCGGCCATCTCGGTGGGAACCAACCCGACCTTCGCTGGGGAAAAGAGAACCCTCGAGGCCTATGTTCTGGACTTCGACGAAGACCTCTACGGTGAACAGGTCAGCATCTCCTTTACCGAGCGACTGCGCCAGATGCTCAAGTTCGACAACGTCGATGAACTCATCTGGCAAATCGAGACAGACGTCGCACAGACCCGCGAGGTGCTGAAGCGTCAATAG
- a CDS encoding carbohydrate ABC transporter permease translates to MLGLGLAAFILVIVVLLALAELVAKRGSKALTAAVFLAPVGLLLGAGLVVPAARTLGLSMFDGSGENFVWFANFQWIFTDSGAQIILLNTLLWVVLTPLIATGIGLLYAVLIDGKRGEAIYKSLVFMPMAISFVGAAVIWRFIYDHRGGTDQIGLLNQVVVWLGGEPQAWLQMWPWNTLLLIVVLIWVQTGFATVVLSAALKGIPAEIQEAARIDGATPWQEFWRVTIPSIRPAIIVVVVTISIASLKLFDIVRTMTGGQFRTGVVADSMWFQAFRLGEAGRGAALAVVLFIMVIPIVAYQVHNLKRRQEETR, encoded by the coding sequence ATGCTCGGCCTCGGCCTAGCCGCGTTCATCCTGGTGATCGTGGTCCTGCTGGCCCTGGCCGAGCTGGTCGCCAAACGTGGAAGCAAAGCTCTGACGGCGGCGGTATTCCTCGCCCCCGTCGGGCTGCTCCTGGGGGCGGGTCTGGTCGTTCCGGCCGCCCGCACCCTGGGCTTGTCCATGTTTGACGGCAGTGGAGAGAACTTCGTCTGGTTCGCCAACTTCCAATGGATTTTCACCGACTCCGGCGCCCAGATAATCCTCCTCAACACCCTCCTTTGGGTAGTCCTCACCCCGCTGATCGCCACCGGTATCGGACTGCTCTACGCAGTCCTCATCGACGGCAAACGCGGCGAAGCGATCTACAAGTCCTTGGTCTTCATGCCCATGGCGATCTCCTTCGTCGGCGCCGCCGTCATCTGGCGATTCATCTATGACCATCGAGGAGGAACCGACCAAATCGGCCTGCTCAACCAGGTCGTGGTGTGGCTAGGCGGAGAACCACAGGCATGGCTACAAATGTGGCCCTGGAACACCCTGCTGCTAATCGTGGTGCTCATATGGGTCCAAACCGGTTTCGCGACCGTGGTCCTCTCGGCCGCCCTCAAAGGCATCCCCGCCGAGATCCAAGAAGCTGCCCGCATCGACGGTGCCACCCCCTGGCAAGAATTTTGGCGCGTCACGATCCCCTCGATTCGGCCCGCGATCATCGTCGTGGTCGTCACCATCTCGATCGCGTCCCTAAAACTGTTCGACATCGTTCGCACCATGACCGGCGGTCAATTCCGCACCGGCGTGGTGGCCGACTCCATGTGGTTCCAGGCATTCCGACTGGGCGAAGCCGGGCGCGGCGCGGCGCTGGCCGTGGTGCTGTTCATCATGGTCATACCGATCGTCGCCTACCAAGTGCACAACCTTAAGCGCCGACAGGAGGAGACACGATGA
- the rpsO gene encoding 30S ribosomal protein S15, with product MALEAAKKAEIISEYSTGDGDTGSTEVQVALLTARIVELTEHVKEHKHDHHSRRGLLLLVGKRRRLLKYLQKEDISRYRTLIERLGLRR from the coding sequence ATGGCGCTCGAAGCTGCTAAAAAAGCAGAAATCATTTCCGAATACTCCACCGGCGACGGGGACACCGGCTCCACCGAAGTGCAGGTCGCATTGCTGACCGCGCGCATCGTGGAACTGACTGAACACGTCAAGGAGCACAAGCACGACCACCACTCACGTCGTGGTCTGCTACTGCTAGTGGGTAAGCGTCGCCGTCTGCTGAAATACCTGCAGAAGGAAGACATCTCCCGCTACCGTACGCTCATCGAGCGCCTCGGGCTGCGGCGATAG